Proteins from one Hymenobacter gelipurpurascens genomic window:
- a CDS encoding DUF4159 domain-containing protein — MPASFTFVRLQYHSGDWDAVDERMPANLLHSLVQYTKVPVNPKEKVVALDSPELFRYPFCYLSGHRLVQFSAAERKNFEQYVRGGGFVFVDDCNHDIDGLFARSFEEQMRVCFGASALKKLPRTHPIYSQFFKFPEGPPNTGFELNGWGDDLVHDYLKGIEINGRLRVLYSNKDYGCEWDYDFRNKRFLAEDNTKFGVNILLYALTT; from the coding sequence GTGCCCGCTTCGTTTACTTTCGTGCGTCTGCAATACCACTCCGGCGACTGGGACGCCGTGGATGAGCGGATGCCCGCCAACCTGCTGCATTCGTTGGTGCAATACACCAAGGTTCCGGTGAACCCCAAGGAAAAAGTAGTGGCGCTGGATTCGCCGGAGCTGTTCCGCTATCCGTTCTGCTACCTCTCGGGGCACCGGCTGGTGCAGTTTTCGGCCGCTGAGCGCAAAAACTTCGAGCAGTACGTGCGCGGCGGCGGCTTTGTATTCGTGGACGACTGCAACCACGACATTGATGGGCTGTTTGCGCGCAGCTTCGAGGAACAGATGCGCGTGTGCTTCGGGGCTTCGGCCCTGAAAAAGCTTCCCAGGACTCACCCCATCTACTCGCAGTTTTTCAAGTTTCCGGAAGGCCCGCCCAACACTGGTTTTGAGCTCAACGGCTGGGGCGACGACCTCGTGCACGACTATCTGAAGGGCATCGAAATCAACGGCCGCCTACGGGTGCTGTACTCCAACAAAGACTATGGCTGCGAGTGGGACTACGACTTCCGCAACAAGCGCTTTCTGGCCGAAGACAACACCAAGTTTGGCGTGAATATTCTGCTCTACGCCCTCACCACCTGA
- a CDS encoding TldD/PmbA family protein, which translates to MAILSKDESQAILKKVLSFSTADECQANLNGRTVGNIRYARNNVSTAGLSDNISLVVEARFGKRSGVATCNQFDDATLRRCVQRAEEIARLAPEDPEYMPMLGPQQYLTPVSYAASTAAIKPDFRSQVAADSIGLAVGKQLTAAGYLEDGAYFQAMRNNKGLEAYQQSTGLDFSVTVRTPDGTGSGYAVADFTDVSKFNAKTLTQIAVDKAAGSRNAKALEPGKYTVILEPAALVSDEGLLNNLIYSFGAREADEGRSFLSKKGGGNRKGEKLFDSRISIYSDPLNAQAPSSVFDGEGLPVKRINWVEKGVVKNLYYSRYWAEKSKAEPTAFSGNFIMEGGTQSVQDLIKSTAKGILVTRLWYIRDVDPQTLLFTGLTRDGTFYIENGKIKFPIKNFRFNESPVIMLNNIEAIGKPVRLGGNLVPPLKIRDFTFTSLSDAV; encoded by the coding sequence ATGGCGATACTTTCCAAAGACGAATCTCAGGCTATCCTGAAGAAAGTGCTAAGCTTTAGTACTGCTGATGAATGCCAGGCCAACCTGAATGGGCGCACGGTGGGCAACATCCGCTATGCCCGCAACAATGTGAGTACCGCGGGCCTGTCGGATAATATCTCGCTGGTGGTAGAAGCCCGCTTCGGCAAGCGCAGCGGCGTGGCCACTTGCAACCAGTTTGACGATGCCACGCTGCGCCGCTGCGTGCAGCGGGCCGAGGAAATTGCCCGTCTCGCTCCCGAAGACCCGGAGTATATGCCCATGCTGGGGCCGCAGCAGTACCTCACCCCGGTAAGCTACGCCGCCAGCACCGCCGCCATTAAGCCCGACTTCCGGTCGCAGGTGGCCGCCGATAGCATTGGCTTGGCAGTAGGCAAGCAGCTCACTGCCGCTGGCTACCTCGAAGATGGCGCCTACTTCCAGGCCATGCGTAACAACAAGGGTCTGGAGGCCTACCAGCAAAGCACTGGCCTAGACTTCTCCGTGACCGTGCGCACGCCCGATGGAACCGGCTCCGGCTACGCCGTAGCCGACTTCACCGACGTATCGAAGTTCAATGCCAAGACGCTCACGCAGATTGCAGTAGACAAAGCCGCCGGCTCGCGCAACGCCAAGGCCCTGGAACCCGGCAAGTACACCGTCATTCTGGAGCCCGCCGCCCTGGTGTCGGATGAGGGGTTGCTCAACAACCTGATCTACTCCTTCGGGGCCCGCGAGGCTGATGAAGGCCGCTCGTTTTTGAGCAAAAAAGGGGGTGGCAACCGCAAAGGCGAGAAGCTTTTCGACTCACGCATCAGCATCTATTCTGACCCGCTCAATGCCCAGGCGCCGAGCTCCGTGTTCGATGGCGAAGGCCTGCCCGTGAAGCGCATCAACTGGGTGGAAAAGGGTGTGGTGAAAAACCTGTATTACTCCCGCTACTGGGCCGAGAAAAGCAAAGCCGAGCCCACGGCCTTCTCCGGTAACTTCATTATGGAAGGCGGCACCCAGAGCGTGCAGGACTTGATCAAGAGCACCGCAAAAGGCATCTTGGTGACGCGCCTATGGTACATCCGCGACGTGGACCCGCAGACGCTGCTGTTCACGGGCCTCACGCGGGACGGAACATTCTACATCGAAAACGGCAAGATCAAGTTCCCCATCAAGAACTTCCGCTTCAACGAGAGCCCCGTGATTATGCTCAATAACATTGAGGCCATAGGGAAGCCCGTGCGGTTGGGCGGCAACCTGGTGCCCCCGCTCAAAATCCGGGACTTCACCTTCACCAGCCTCTCCGACGCGGTATAA
- a CDS encoding porin family protein, with protein sequence MKQLLLFLLALLLTVTTAQAQFGIKAGINAAVLDGQDLGSTSTKYKTYYHAGIFYNATLIGPVSIQPELLYSLQGSSFKDALGNYDTKLHYLNLPILAKVTIGPVFVEAGPQLGVLLTKEQNGEVSLSASGNGPYSSYKRGDLSLCAGGGLKLGNILLGARFNAGVNDINDVRNLSGTNDPRLRNRVIQGYLAYQFGK encoded by the coding sequence ATGAAACAACTCCTGCTTTTCCTACTGGCTCTGCTACTGACGGTTACCACTGCCCAAGCGCAGTTTGGCATCAAGGCCGGCATCAATGCCGCCGTGCTCGATGGCCAGGATTTGGGCTCGACTTCCACCAAATACAAGACCTATTACCACGCCGGCATTTTCTACAATGCCACGCTTATCGGGCCCGTGTCCATTCAGCCGGAACTGCTGTATTCCTTGCAGGGTAGCTCCTTTAAAGATGCCCTAGGCAACTACGACACCAAGCTGCACTACCTCAACCTCCCTATTCTGGCCAAAGTTACCATTGGGCCAGTGTTCGTGGAGGCCGGGCCGCAACTTGGTGTGCTACTGACTAAAGAGCAGAACGGCGAAGTGAGCCTTTCCGCCTCCGGCAACGGCCCCTACAGCAGCTACAAGCGCGGCGACCTGAGCTTGTGCGCTGGCGGCGGCCTCAAACTGGGCAACATATTGCTGGGCGCCCGCTTCAATGCCGGCGTCAATGATATCAACGACGTGAGAAACCTAAGCGGCACCAACGACCCGCGCCTCCGCAACCGCGTAATTCAGGGCTACCTGGCCTACCAGTTCGGCAAATAG